A region from the Benincasa hispida cultivar B227 chromosome 10, ASM972705v1, whole genome shotgun sequence genome encodes:
- the LOC120089373 gene encoding uncharacterized protein LOC120089373 — translation MNMQANKEVELRNAQGQMEKRVETVDYRSSAGQGLEKRNVQVIHQSHPPAENFATSGGVLAGAAAAVANTLQSAKEAISRN, via the exons ATGAATATGCAGGCAAACAAG GAGGTAGAACTTAGAAATGCACAAGGTCAAATggagaaaagagtagagacaGTCGACTATCGATCATCGGCAGGACAAGGCTTAGAAAAGAGAAACGTGCAGGTAATCCATCAGTCTCATCCCCCGGCGGAAAATTTTGCAACGAGCGGCGGCGTCCTGGCCGGGGCGGCGGCAGCGGTTGCAAACACCCTTCAGTCTGCTAAGGAAGCCATCTCTCGCAATTAA